Genomic segment of Bacillota bacterium:
GACGCCGTCCTCACCGACCCGATGGGTACATATGTCATTCCGGCCAGTATCATTAAGAGACCACTTGTTGCCGGGCAGATCTTAGCGGGGATGCTCTTTGTGATATCGGGCCTTTCTGGTTATCTGTTGGATATCTACAACTTTCCACCGGTGGTCAGAATTGGTTTGATGTTCGGTGTGTTTGTGCCTCTTATTGAGATAGGCATGCGACTGCTGCGAACAGTTCGGGACGCGCAGGGAGCAGCCATGTGTTTGGGCACAGGCTTATTTATAAATCCGGTCATCGGATGGGCGCTGGCCATGGCTATGGAAAACTTTGGCTTGTTAGGGCCGATCGAACCCGAGCGACTTGAAAAGATGCGCCAAGTAATGTCACGCACTACGCAGCTCGTTATATCGGCGGTGGTCCTAGTAATTGTTTTCGTAATCATGGGGTGGGTGGGGTTGTTGCCTGGCGTCCCCAAATTTTAGTGCAGCTTTCAGGTGTAACCCCGAAGCTTGCCTGGCAGAGAGGATAACGAATGCATGATCAACTACACACTCATGACGCGTACAGTGCATCTTCCTAAGTTCCATCGATAGCAAACATAGTCATTTGGTAAGGGGGCATAGTGCACTGGCATGTGCTCCCTGTTGTTTGACGTGCGAGTTGCTACTAAGTTGGCAGATGGCGTGTTGGTTTGCGGTTGTTTCGGCTGTGTTTAACGGGTCCTTTGTGCTTTTGATGGAAAATCTATTACCTTTGATGCTCTTTTCGTGTATAATCAGGGCATGAAAGTTAGGTGATGATATGTGGGTAAGTTTGCAGTACTTGATTGTATTTTAGAGCAGAATAATGGCTTTCTTAAATCGTGCGAAGCCGTAGCCGCTGGAATCTCTAGGCCTTATTTTCGTGAATATGTGCGAAGGCGTGGACTCAAACGGGTCGCCCATGGCCTCTATATGTCTCAGGATACTTGGGAAGACGGGATGTACGTCATTCAAACGCGATACCCTCAAGCTGTGTTCTCCCATGAGACTGCGCTGTACCTCTTAAACCTTGCTGAGCGGGAACCATTTAGGTACTCCATCACCCTTAAGGCTGGGACAAACGCAAGTGGGCTCACAAGCCAGGGGGTAAAGGTATATAAAATCAGAGAAAGCCTTTTCTATGAGGGTATTGCTGAAGCGAAGTCTCCCGCTGGGCAGGCGCTGAGGGTTTATAACCCGGAACGTACAATCTGTGACCTGATCCGGAGCAGAAGGCAAATTGAAATTCAGGACATTCAAAGCGCATTTCGGGAGTATGTGCAACGAAAAAACAAGAACATACCTTTGTTAATGCGTTATGCCAACGCACTATCGGTTGAAAAAACGGTCAGGCAATACCTGCAGGTGTTGCTCCCATGATACAGACTTCGCGCCAGCTCAAGGCGTTGGTACGCAATCTGTCAAAGGGGGACAGTGCAAGAGCACAGATTATCCTTCGCCACTATGCCATGGAGCGATTCCTTGAGCGTATCGCCCTGTCTAAGCATAGTAACAATTTGATTCTGAAGGGCGGTACCCTTGTGGCAGCTATGGTTGGACTTGATAACCGCTCTACAATGGACCTTGATGCGACTCTAAAGAATACTGCCTTAACTGTTGAAAGCGCGCGCAGGATAATCGACGAGATTGTGTCTATTCAGATTGAGGACGGGATTAAATTTGAGGTCATGAGCGTTGCACCGATCATGGCTGATGCCGACTATCTCGGCGTAAGAGCGATTCTCGACAGCACGCTTGAAACCATGCACATTCCTTTGAAGATTGACTTGTCGACGGGTGATGTAATTACTCCCCGGGAAATCACCTATTCGTTCAAACTACTGTTTGAGGATCGCTCGTTCTCAATACTTGCTTATAATTTGGAGACCGTTCTAGCCGAGAAGCTTGAAACGCTTTTGTCTCGGGGAACGGCCAATACCCGTATGAGGGATTTCTACGACATTTACGTACTTTCCTTGACCCAGCAACATAATATCGATTCCGCTGTATTGCGCAACGCCTTCAACAACACTACTAAGCGACGCGGTTCCATGGCAGCGGTAGAAGACGCAGAGTCCATACTGCATGAGATTCAGTCGAGTGCAGAAATGGTAGTATTGTGGAAGAACTACCAGCGCAAGTTTGAATATGCCACCGATGTAACTTGGAACGAACTAATGATGGCGGTTAGACAACTCTGTCATCTCGTAATGAGTTGATCGCGCGGGGGATCAGTGAACGGTAACAGCGGACCTCACAGGCGATGAGTTCCGCTGTCCTCAGACATGGTAGGAAGGTGAGTC
This window contains:
- a CDS encoding nucleotidyl transferase AbiEii/AbiGii toxin family protein, yielding MIQTSRQLKALVRNLSKGDSARAQIILRHYAMERFLERIALSKHSNNLILKGGTLVAAMVGLDNRSTMDLDATLKNTALTVESARRIIDEIVSIQIEDGIKFEVMSVAPIMADADYLGVRAILDSTLETMHIPLKIDLSTGDVITPREITYSFKLLFEDRSFSILAYNLETVLAEKLETLLSRGTANTRMRDFYDIYVLSLTQQHNIDSAVLRNAFNNTTKRRGSMAAVEDAESILHEIQSSAEMVVLWKNYQRKFEYATDVTWNELMMAVRQLCHLVMS
- a CDS encoding DUF3360 family protein, translated to MLIYALLTKLQARWAAIPACTAACSIVALALGAPFRFVTSPGIPNFNPFYWWGTNTGWMLGLPTLENFIAVIPFAIIGVVMWPPDALGLIAFQRAGYPAGTEKAILHIDDTFKALSIRQIIVALFGDAVLTDPMGTYVIPASIIKRPLVAGQILAGMLFVISGLSGYLLDIYNFPPVVRIGLMFGVFVPLIEIGMRLLRTVRDAQGAAMCLGTGLFINPVIGWALAMAMENFGLLGPIEPERLEKMRQVMSRTTQLVISAVVLVIVFVIMGWVGLLPGVPKF
- a CDS encoding type IV toxin-antitoxin system AbiEi family antitoxin domain-containing protein, whose product is MGKFAVLDCILEQNNGFLKSCEAVAAGISRPYFREYVRRRGLKRVAHGLYMSQDTWEDGMYVIQTRYPQAVFSHETALYLLNLAEREPFRYSITLKAGTNASGLTSQGVKVYKIRESLFYEGIAEAKSPAGQALRVYNPERTICDLIRSRRQIEIQDIQSAFREYVQRKNKNIPLLMRYANALSVEKTVRQYLQVLLP